From Nitrospira sp., the proteins below share one genomic window:
- a CDS encoding type II toxin-antitoxin system RelE/ParE family toxin translates to MARIVWSFVARDDLKALVDFIKADSPGYAQTFGLHIQQRVEQLRQFPESGRKVPEDKRGIYRELIVGNYRVVYRVDGDTVTIVTLIHGARLLQL, encoded by the coding sequence ATGGCTCGCATAGTCTGGTCGTTCGTTGCGCGCGACGACCTCAAGGCCTTGGTGGACTTCATCAAAGCTGACTCCCCCGGCTACGCTCAAACTTTTGGATTGCACATTCAGCAGCGTGTTGAACAATTGCGGCAGTTCCCTGAATCCGGACGGAAAGTTCCAGAAGATAAACGCGGCATCTATCGGGAACTCATCGTGGGAAACTACCGGGTGGTGTATCGAGTCGATGGGGATACCGTAACCATTGTGACGCTCATCCACGGTGCACGCCTGCTTCAGTTGTAA
- a CDS encoding NFACT family protein: MSLTAIEISHVVAELAPALTEGWIQKVYQPAPRTIVLEIRTPGHTHRLLLSANPSAARLHLVTQPLQNPPAPPAFCQYLRAHLQGARIDGLRQESNDRIVTISLTAKEGPVRLVAALTGHTANLLVLDADGRLLTDLNRSKALCGQPYQWPSAPGGAGHRERVPRFPTTGDSPFSLSAAIEAHYQDKESTDASAALKDARAQHLKKALKKQRRRIDAWHADLAKADKYRNYARYGELLKANLGVIKKGQEAVTVVDYFDEALPQITIPLDPTKSAQGNMDDYFRKQRKYDTAQRELGPRIAQGEQEFEALRRELTAIEQGTWQPPAASAPAPARHRPPAIGQKPPAKSGPFRRFTSSDGLQIFVGRNARENDELTFGLAKSEDLWLHARGTPGSHVVVRLDKGAEAPIETLRDAATLALLYSDLKKSGKGDVIYTKRKWVKKAKGQAAGAVTVTQDKSIFVSLDRHRLDQLKARSASAGD, translated from the coding sequence ATGTCACTGACCGCCATAGAAATCAGCCACGTTGTCGCGGAGCTGGCTCCGGCTTTGACCGAAGGCTGGATTCAAAAAGTCTATCAACCGGCCCCGCGCACCATCGTGCTGGAAATTCGGACGCCGGGCCACACCCACCGCCTCTTGCTATCGGCCAACCCCTCCGCCGCCCGCCTGCACCTGGTCACACAGCCCCTGCAGAATCCCCCGGCGCCGCCGGCCTTCTGCCAATACCTGCGGGCCCATCTGCAAGGGGCGCGCATCGATGGCCTCCGCCAGGAATCGAACGACCGTATCGTCACTATCAGCCTGACCGCGAAAGAAGGCCCGGTCCGCTTGGTCGCCGCCTTGACCGGTCATACCGCCAATCTGTTGGTGCTCGATGCCGACGGCCGGCTCCTCACCGACCTGAATCGTTCGAAGGCGTTGTGTGGGCAGCCCTATCAGTGGCCCTCCGCACCGGGAGGCGCGGGCCATCGCGAGCGCGTGCCCCGCTTCCCCACGACAGGAGATTCGCCGTTCAGTCTCTCCGCGGCCATTGAAGCGCACTATCAGGACAAGGAATCGACGGATGCGTCAGCCGCGCTGAAAGACGCGCGCGCCCAGCACCTCAAGAAAGCGCTCAAGAAGCAGCGCCGGCGCATCGACGCCTGGCATGCGGACCTCGCCAAGGCCGACAAGTACCGGAACTACGCGCGCTACGGGGAATTGCTCAAAGCCAATCTGGGCGTCATCAAAAAGGGACAAGAGGCCGTGACGGTCGTGGATTATTTTGACGAAGCCCTTCCGCAGATCACCATTCCGCTTGATCCGACCAAGTCGGCGCAAGGCAATATGGACGACTACTTCCGGAAGCAACGCAAATACGACACGGCTCAACGGGAACTCGGCCCGCGCATTGCCCAAGGGGAACAGGAGTTCGAGGCGCTCCGCCGTGAACTGACGGCCATCGAGCAAGGCACGTGGCAGCCGCCCGCTGCCTCCGCTCCCGCGCCTGCTCGCCACCGGCCGCCAGCTATCGGCCAGAAGCCGCCGGCAAAGTCCGGCCCCTTCCGCCGCTTTACGTCGTCGGACGGCCTCCAGATTTTTGTCGGGCGCAACGCGCGCGAGAACGACGAGCTGACCTTTGGCCTGGCCAAAAGCGAAGACCTGTGGCTGCACGCCCGCGGAACACCGGGCTCTCATGTCGTCGTGCGGCTGGACAAGGGGGCCGAGGCTCCGATCGAAACCCTCCGCGATGCGGCCACGCTCGCACTGCTCTACAGCGATCTGAAGAAAAGCGGGAAAGGCGACGTCATCTATACCAAGCGCAAATGGGTCAAGAAGGCGAAGGGGCAGGCAGCCGGGGCGGTCACCGTCACACAGGACAAATCGATTTTCGTCTCGCTCGATCGCCACCGCCTCGACCAACTCAAGGCACGATCGGCCTCAGCCGGAGACTAA
- a CDS encoding RNA-binding protein, with translation MGSKIYVGGLPYAATEQQLSELFAAHGAVESARVITDKFTGQSRGFGFVEMASDAEAQAAITALNGTDFGGRTLTVNEARPQEPRTGGGGGGGRGGFGGGGGRSGGGGKRDRW, from the coding sequence ATGGGTTCGAAGATCTATGTCGGTGGGTTGCCGTACGCGGCGACTGAGCAGCAATTGAGTGAACTGTTTGCGGCGCATGGCGCGGTGGAATCCGCCCGCGTCATTACAGACAAGTTCACGGGGCAATCACGGGGCTTCGGCTTCGTGGAGATGGCCTCTGATGCAGAAGCCCAAGCGGCGATTACGGCGTTGAACGGCACCGATTTCGGCGGCCGGACCTTGACCGTCAACGAAGCGCGTCCGCAAGAGCCCCGCACTGGCGGCGGCGGTGGTGGTGGACGTGGCGGATTTGGCGGCGGCGGGGGCCGGAGCGGCGGCGGGGGCAAGCGCGATCGCTGGTAG
- a CDS encoding 2OG-Fe(II) oxygenase family protein — translation MSPQGVVQSSSVALADLQSFSFRTSPVLVVENFWSAEERRFFREAMNQAAWKSLSDLPNVREDFPDSGNWAKAEIGPAQGQRFLSRLQLPCIQQHMESFPNIIGRHMGFSYYSYSAGDCLLTHDDTDQGHPMSGRRPPQRRIAVVSYFHEEWQSDWGGELIVYATRPAHTAEKPALDITHCIEPRPGSLVMFTVPRFHRVCRVDQTAGQHRRLSIAGWFMTEHP, via the coding sequence GTGAGCCCTCAGGGAGTCGTGCAATCGTCATCGGTGGCGCTAGCGGATCTGCAGTCGTTTTCCTTCCGCACAAGCCCCGTGCTCGTGGTCGAAAACTTCTGGTCCGCGGAGGAACGCCGGTTCTTTCGCGAGGCTATGAATCAAGCGGCCTGGAAAAGCCTGTCGGATCTGCCGAACGTGCGGGAGGACTTTCCCGATTCGGGCAATTGGGCGAAGGCGGAGATCGGTCCCGCCCAAGGGCAGCGCTTTCTCTCACGGCTGCAATTGCCCTGTATCCAGCAGCATATGGAATCGTTTCCGAACATCATCGGGCGCCACATGGGCTTCAGTTACTATTCCTATTCCGCCGGCGACTGTCTGCTCACACATGACGATACCGATCAGGGGCATCCCATGAGCGGACGGCGGCCACCGCAGCGCCGGATTGCGGTCGTCAGTTATTTCCATGAGGAGTGGCAGTCGGATTGGGGGGGAGAGTTGATCGTCTATGCCACGAGGCCGGCCCACACCGCCGAGAAGCCGGCGCTCGATATCACCCATTGCATCGAGCCGCGTCCCGGCTCGCTGGTCATGTTTACCGTGCCGCGCTTTCACCGCGTGTGCCGTGTGGACCAAACCGCCGGACAGCACCGGCGTCTCTCCATTGCCGGTTGGTTCATGACCGAGCATCCCTAG
- a CDS encoding response regulator has protein sequence MDKRRVLIVEDETLIAMELADRLERQYYTVCGLVARGEEVISRIEEFRPDLILMDINLAGALSGIETAAALRDLVDVPVVFLTAYSDAEAIERAAKTSPYGYLLKPFNESEVRATIEMALHRHAMERLVRESERRLRALFDQAAVGVAEIDSRTGLFGRVNQRYRDIFGYAPDALSLDDIRLETDPDAAQAERQRMASLLDGRVREYTLEKRCVRPDGRTVWVHVTVSPLWAPGEAPSSYVAIAQDITERKQLEAQLLQAQKMEALGRLVGGIAHDFNNLLTGINGNAELVLGQLEPWNPIRPRLETIRGAGERAAKLTKQLLTFSRKQVVQPEVLEVNSQVHKFADILARLLGERIRLVLTLAPDAGSVKADAGQLDQVLLNLATNARDAMPDGGVLTIETMLVKGDEPKVRLVARDTGHGFSDDVRARLFDPFFTTKEQGKGTGLGLSIVYGIVSQHGGTIEVESARGRGTAFTITFPRVAAAAAAEPAPQPAGPPVPTVLLVEDEAIVRDIAAQMLTMQGYQVLEAASGAEALQRAEAFAGPIHLLLTDVLMPGMNGRELADRLKTVRPNLSVVFMSGYNQDELLRQGITGCSMMFVPKPFTSESLVQAVKGALSAQAKLAALFAIGTGVW, from the coding sequence ATGGATAAACGGCGCGTATTGATCGTCGAAGATGAAACGTTGATCGCGATGGAGCTGGCGGACCGCCTGGAGCGCCAATACTATACCGTCTGCGGTCTCGTCGCGCGTGGCGAAGAGGTGATCAGCCGGATCGAGGAGTTTCGCCCGGATCTCATTCTCATGGACATCAATCTGGCCGGTGCGTTGAGCGGCATCGAGACGGCTGCGGCATTGCGGGATCTGGTTGATGTGCCGGTCGTATTTTTGACGGCCTATTCCGACGCCGAGGCGATCGAGCGGGCGGCGAAGACCTCGCCCTATGGGTATTTGCTCAAGCCCTTCAACGAATCCGAGGTGCGGGCGACGATCGAGATGGCGCTGCACCGGCATGCGATGGAGCGGCTTGTGCGGGAGAGCGAGCGCCGCTTGCGGGCGCTGTTCGATCAGGCGGCCGTGGGTGTGGCGGAGATCGACAGCCGGACGGGCCTGTTTGGCCGCGTCAACCAGCGGTACCGCGACATTTTCGGGTATGCGCCTGATGCCCTGAGCCTGGACGATATTCGATTGGAGACCGATCCCGATGCCGCGCAGGCCGAGCGGCAGCGCATGGCGTCGTTGCTGGATGGCCGTGTCAGGGAATATACGCTGGAGAAGCGGTGTGTCAGGCCGGATGGGCGGACGGTGTGGGTGCACGTGACGGTCTCCCCCCTGTGGGCGCCAGGAGAAGCGCCCTCGTCGTACGTGGCGATCGCGCAAGATATTACGGAACGCAAACAGCTGGAGGCGCAACTCCTCCAGGCGCAGAAGATGGAGGCGCTCGGGCGGCTCGTTGGCGGCATCGCGCACGATTTCAACAATCTGCTCACGGGCATCAATGGCAACGCGGAATTGGTGCTGGGTCAATTGGAGCCCTGGAATCCGATCCGTCCCAGGCTGGAAACCATCAGGGGCGCCGGTGAGCGCGCCGCCAAGCTGACCAAGCAACTGTTGACCTTCAGCCGGAAGCAGGTGGTGCAGCCGGAGGTGCTGGAGGTGAACAGCCAGGTGCACAAGTTCGCCGACATTCTCGCGCGGCTGCTCGGGGAGCGGATCCGGCTGGTGCTGACGCTGGCTCCCGACGCCGGATCGGTCAAGGCCGATGCCGGCCAGCTCGATCAAGTGCTGTTGAATCTGGCGACCAACGCCCGCGACGCTATGCCGGATGGCGGGGTATTGACCATCGAAACGATGCTGGTGAAGGGAGATGAGCCGAAGGTGCGGTTGGTGGCCAGGGACACCGGCCACGGCTTTTCCGACGATGTGCGGGCGCGTCTCTTCGACCCGTTCTTTACCACGAAGGAACAAGGGAAAGGCACGGGCTTGGGGCTCTCGATCGTGTACGGCATCGTCTCGCAGCATGGCGGCACGATCGAGGTGGAGAGCGCCCGCGGCCGCGGCACGGCGTTTACGATCACGTTTCCCAGAGTCGCGGCGGCAGCCGCTGCCGAACCCGCGCCGCAGCCGGCCGGGCCGCCGGTGCCGACGGTGTTGCTGGTGGAAGATGAAGCGATCGTGCGGGATATCGCCGCGCAAATGCTGACGATGCAGGGCTATCAGGTGCTGGAAGCCGCCAGCGGCGCCGAGGCGCTTCAGCGGGCGGAGGCCTTTGCCGGGCCGATCCATCTGCTGCTGACCGATGTGCTGATGCCCGGGATGAACGGGCGCGAATTGGCCGATCGGCTGAAGACGGTCCGGCCCAATCTTTCGGTGGTGTTCATGTCCGGCTATAATCAGGACGAGTTGTTGCGCCAGGGCATCACGGGCTGTTCGATGATGTTCGTGCCCAAGCCCTTTACGTCGGAGTCGCTGGTGCAGGCGGTCAAGGGGGCCTTGAGCGCCCAGGCCAAGCTGGCGGCCTTGTTTGCTATTGGGACAGGCGTGTGGTAG
- a CDS encoding response regulator — MAEAQSPPAAPTILVVDDDSSMVSLCRQFLEQAGFTVLGAEGSREALKICTQHQGPIDLLLTDLFLPPPDFEMATSTNAFPHVNGNVLAVKAAAIRKGLRIVLMSAVSEEELSKHAIKHGGLPFLHKPLKKDILLHAIRDTLQNPPPALTADSGNASGDVAWFD; from the coding sequence ATGGCCGAAGCCCAATCGCCGCCCGCAGCACCTACAATCCTCGTCGTCGATGACGATTCCTCAATGGTATCGCTATGCCGCCAGTTTTTGGAGCAAGCGGGCTTCACGGTCTTGGGCGCGGAAGGAAGCCGGGAGGCACTCAAAATCTGCACACAGCATCAGGGGCCGATCGACCTTCTGCTCACGGATTTATTCCTTCCTCCCCCGGACTTTGAAATGGCCACGAGCACGAACGCCTTCCCACACGTGAATGGCAACGTCCTGGCAGTCAAAGCCGCCGCGATTCGGAAAGGGCTGAGAATCGTGCTGATGTCTGCAGTCTCGGAAGAAGAACTCTCCAAACATGCGATCAAGCACGGCGGGCTGCCCTTCCTCCACAAGCCCTTGAAGAAGGACATTCTGCTCCACGCCATCCGTGACACCCTGCAAAATCCCCCGCCGGCCCTCACCGCAGATTCGGGCAACGCCTCGGGTGACGTGGCCTGGTTCGACTAA
- a CDS encoding HEXXH motif-containing putative peptide modification protein has product MSLLDAQILTRLTGELRVSMRRLLQDLCRELQDDYPELASQLAFPTGYAEFLSRSLKAEQLSNWKVVGWIEALNDWVYFLDIWQQWRGESDRREFAEQLFAECQEKFFENSYLDELFPNGKPQTGGLDRRLAGLCKRLAQEIAQESLWLDPAAAVAWCRARNMPHWDVPGSLAQNFEKAEAAGTVPLGVAGDCCEAPLALKRALAQAAGRATFRVDAQGIAIKAGRSLSPVWSALGGQAQWHWALRPAAVALCTTYGAVTVGPTLAYGKDRQPRKVVGTDPAQVERIQRAWETIHDAWPEGHEVLALLTSYIVPLNANGVVSFSYRHRPGLSFINCFERDNLDLIDDLIHENSHHHLNLLLRKHVMYRGDHNQKIFYSPWRRSLRPLRGILHASFTFTMGAMLFERLSVWGEGLAAAWRQAGLTTRDLVRARFRCLEEVESVRYSLQDLHYADHHLGWLTGSGRRMVGQLTEAIDQVEGSIAPHRKAVLQSKFGPALRRHSKELQQARQLFGPVRLGEV; this is encoded by the coding sequence ATGTCTTTACTGGATGCACAAATTTTGACCCGACTGACCGGAGAGCTTCGTGTGTCGATGCGGCGGCTGCTTCAGGACCTCTGTCGGGAGCTGCAAGACGATTATCCGGAGCTGGCCTCACAGCTTGCGTTCCCGACCGGCTACGCGGAGTTTCTCAGCCGCTCACTCAAGGCGGAGCAGTTGTCCAATTGGAAAGTCGTGGGATGGATCGAGGCGCTGAACGATTGGGTCTACTTCCTGGATATTTGGCAGCAGTGGCGAGGGGAATCCGACCGCCGGGAGTTTGCCGAACAATTGTTCGCCGAATGCCAGGAGAAGTTTTTCGAGAACAGCTATCTCGATGAGCTGTTTCCCAACGGCAAGCCGCAGACCGGTGGATTGGACCGGAGATTGGCTGGTCTTTGCAAACGACTCGCCCAGGAGATTGCACAGGAGTCGCTGTGGCTCGATCCTGCGGCGGCGGTGGCCTGGTGCCGCGCCCGCAATATGCCGCACTGGGACGTGCCAGGAAGCCTCGCGCAAAACTTTGAAAAAGCGGAAGCGGCCGGCACGGTGCCCCTCGGTGTCGCGGGGGATTGCTGCGAGGCGCCGCTCGCGCTGAAACGCGCGCTGGCGCAGGCCGCCGGTCGAGCGACGTTCCGAGTCGATGCGCAGGGGATTGCCATAAAGGCCGGGCGCAGCCTCTCGCCGGTCTGGTCCGCTCTTGGCGGGCAGGCCCAGTGGCATTGGGCCCTGCGTCCGGCCGCGGTGGCGCTCTGTACCACCTATGGCGCGGTCACGGTCGGCCCGACCTTGGCCTATGGGAAAGACCGCCAGCCACGGAAGGTGGTGGGCACGGACCCGGCGCAGGTCGAGCGGATCCAACGCGCCTGGGAAACGATTCACGACGCCTGGCCGGAAGGGCATGAGGTCTTGGCGCTGCTGACGTCCTATATCGTGCCGCTGAATGCGAACGGCGTCGTCAGTTTCAGCTATCGTCACAGGCCGGGCCTCTCCTTCATCAACTGTTTCGAGCGGGACAATCTGGATCTGATCGACGACCTGATCCATGAAAACAGCCATCACCATTTGAATCTGCTGCTGCGCAAGCATGTCATGTATCGCGGCGACCACAATCAGAAGATCTTCTACTCGCCCTGGCGGCGGAGCCTGCGCCCGCTGCGCGGGATTCTGCATGCCTCCTTTACCTTTACGATGGGGGCGATGCTGTTCGAGCGCTTGTCTGTGTGGGGCGAGGGGCTGGCGGCGGCGTGGCGCCAGGCAGGTTTAACGACACGCGACTTGGTCAGGGCGCGGTTTCGTTGTTTGGAAGAGGTGGAGTCGGTGCGGTATTCCCTCCAAGACCTGCACTATGCGGATCATCACCTGGGCTGGCTCACCGGCTCAGGCCGCCGCATGGTTGGTCAGCTGACAGAGGCGATCGATCAGGTGGAAGGCAGCATCGCGCCCCACCGCAAGGCCGTGCTGCAATCCAAATTCGGCCCAGCCCTCCGGCGGCATAGTAAGGAGCTTCAACAGGCTCGCCAGCTCTTCGGGCCGGTGAGATTGGGGGAGGTGTGA